From a region of the Enterobacter cancerogenus genome:
- a CDS encoding CobW family GTP-binding protein: protein MTKTNLITGFLGSGKTTSILHLLANKDPAEKWAVLVNEFGEVGIDGALLANSGAMIKEIPGGCMCCVNGLPMQVGLNTLLRQGKPDRLLIEPTGLGHPKQILDLLTAPVYEPWIDLRATLCLLDPRQLLDEKTLSNENFRDQLASADIIVANKSDRSTPESQAALAAWWQHAGGGRQRVETTQGNIDGALLDLPRLNQTELPSSPEHAHHHGVKHGLAALSLPEHQRWRRNLNSGQGHQACGWIFDADTQFDTIGILEWARLAPVERVKGVMRTQDGLVRINRQGEDFFIETQNVAPPDSRIELISAVNTDWNALQSSLLKLRLSSGG, encoded by the coding sequence GTGACCAAAACCAACCTCATCACCGGCTTCCTCGGTAGCGGCAAAACCACCTCCATTCTGCATTTGCTGGCAAATAAAGATCCGGCCGAAAAATGGGCCGTGCTGGTTAACGAATTTGGCGAAGTCGGTATCGACGGCGCGCTGCTGGCCAACAGCGGTGCGATGATCAAGGAGATCCCCGGCGGCTGCATGTGCTGTGTGAATGGTCTGCCGATGCAGGTGGGGCTGAACACACTGCTCCGTCAGGGCAAACCCGACCGTCTGCTGATTGAACCCACGGGGCTGGGCCATCCGAAGCAAATTCTCGATTTACTGACCGCACCGGTTTATGAACCCTGGATCGATCTGCGCGCCACGCTTTGCCTGCTCGACCCGCGCCAGCTGCTCGATGAAAAAACGCTGAGCAATGAGAACTTCCGCGACCAGCTCGCCTCGGCAGATATCATTGTGGCGAATAAATCCGACCGCAGCACGCCCGAGAGCCAGGCGGCACTGGCGGCCTGGTGGCAACACGCGGGCGGCGGACGCCAGCGTGTCGAGACCACGCAAGGGAACATTGATGGCGCGCTGCTCGATCTTCCTCGCCTGAATCAGACAGAACTGCCATCCAGCCCCGAGCACGCGCATCATCATGGCGTGAAGCATGGCCTGGCTGCGTTAAGCCTGCCTGAGCATCAGCGCTGGCGGCGTAACCTGAACAGCGGTCAGGGGCATCAGGCCTGCGGATGGATTTTTGACGCCGACACGCAGTTTGACACCATCGGCATCCTTGAGTGGGCCAGGCTGGCCCCGGTTGAGCGTGTAAAAGGGGTGATGCGCACGCAGGACGGCTTGGTGCGGATAAACCGCCAGGGTGAGGACTTCTTTATCGAAACGCAGAACGTCGCGCCGCCGGATAGCCGAATAGAGTTAATTAGTGCGGTTAACACCGACTGGAACGCACTCCAGTCCAGTCTGTTGAAGCTTCGTTTAAGTTCGGGTGGCTAA